In one Borrelia sp. P9F1 genomic region, the following are encoded:
- the bdr gene encoding Bdr family repetitive protein, which yields MSNLAHERLPEYEEVKQAFLDKGFSEAVFQYVLVRNSNYSYDNLQVRMTVLEKQMVALSGDVKKGIDKLDAKDGAGRSELKGDIKAKIEELKTELNAKILVSEKSIREVMYPIYWVLVLTYKGLKRSGTH from the coding sequence GTGAGTAATCTTGCGCATGAGCGATTACCGGAATATGAGGAAGTAAAGCAAGCATTTCTTGATAAAGGATTTTCTGAAGCAGTATTTCAGTATGTCTTAGTTCGCAATTCTAATTATAGCTATGATAATTTGCAAGTTAGAATGACTGTTCTTGAGAAGCAAATGGTAGCTCTTAGTGGGGATGTGAAGAAAGGCATTGACAAGTTAGATGCTAAGGATGGTGCAGGTAGGAGTGAGCTTAAGGGTGATATTAAGGCTAAGATTGAGGAACTTAAGACTGAGCTTAATGCCAAGATTCTAGTAAGTGAGAAATCGATTAGGGAAGTGATGTACCCGATTTATTGGGTGTTAGTGCTTAC